Proteins encoded by one window of Aphis gossypii isolate Hap1 chromosome X, ASM2018417v2, whole genome shotgun sequence:
- the LOC114121266 gene encoding G2/mitotic-specific cyclin-B3: MPPITRHQLKKTGLKTEPYSKENRPLDKRGALLDLVANNGVKTTNKSEIVKDDNSTKTEKTCKVTQQKKEISQPIVIKKPETRSSTKEAARLSLNSSEDSSLFKSTLEETVASRHSAKSDELYTTAVDNTHSSSVEINHSDLYHSAAQELSVNSNAEEIFEIDQASWNNFIYVGCYARDIIKYLRKREDHFIITDYINKQSELTAKHRAIVVNWLVSLQEMYGLNHEVLYMAVKLIDLYLMENETLQNKFQLLASGALLLATKIDERGEPGFPYDLVKHSKYIYTEEELFLTERELFRALNYEINVPLSYVFLRRYARCMKCQMILLTLARYILECSLLEYKFVTLKDSLKAAASLYLAFKMCNKVIETKEFLKYTDYEVKAIKETVIELNNMLHTQSSNLSAVKQKYSHETFFKVANKSLLSNSKLTFD; this comes from the exons ATGCCACCCATCACTCGacatcagttaaaaaaaactggtTTGAAAACCGAACCATATTCCAAAGAAAACCGTCCATTAGATAAACGAGGTGCTTTGTTAGATCTTGTTGCAAATAAT gGTGTTAAAACAACTAACAAATCAGAAATTGTCAAAGATGATAATTCTACAAAGACTGAAAAAACATGTAAGGTCactcaacaaaaaaaagaaatttctcaacctattgttattaaaaaaccaGAGACACGATCAAGTACTAAAga agCTGCACGTTTGTCTTTAAATAGTTCAGAAGATAGTAGTCTATTTAAATCTACTCTTGAAGAAACAGTAGCTTCAAGGCATTCTGCAAAGTCTGATGAGTTGTATACAACTGCTGTTGATAATACTCACAGTTCCTCTGTTGAAATCAACCATTCAGATTTGTATCACTCTGCTGCACAAGAGtt gagtgttaataGTAATGCAgaagaaatatttgaaatagatCAAGCTAGTTggaataatttcatttatgtGGGTTGTTATGCAAgagatatcataaaatatcttaGAAAAAGAGaa GACcactttattattactgattatattaataaacaatctgAATTAACTGCAAAACATCGAGCAATTGTTGTTAACTGGTTAGTAAGCCTACAAGAAATGTATGGTTTAAATCATGAAGTATTGTATATGGCTGTCAAACTAATTGATCTATATTTAATGGAAAATGAAacgttacaaaataaatttcaactttTGGCCTCTGGAGCATTATTGTTAGCTACTAAAATTGAT gaAAGGGGGGAGCCTGGTTTCCCATACGATCTAGTCAAGCATAgcaagtatatttatacagaaGAAGAATTATTTCTTACCGAAAGGGAATTATTTAGAGCTTTAAACTATGAAATTAATGTTCCTTTGTCCTATGTATTTTTGAGGCGATATGCTCGT tgcATGAAATgtcaaatgattttattaacattagcAAGATATATATTGGAATGCAGTTTGTTAGAATACAAATTTGTGACTTTAAAAGATTCATTGAAAGCTGCAGCATCCTTATATTTggcatttaaaatgtgtaataaagtAATTGAAACAAAAGAATTCCTTAAATATAcag attatgaaGTAAAAGCAATAAAAGAAACGGTAATTGAATTAAACAACATGTTGCATACTCAAAGTTCAAATCTGTCTGctgttaaacaaaaatattcgcatga aACTTTTTTCAAAGTTGCTAATAAGTCATTATTAAGCAATTCCAAACTTACTTTTGACTAA
- the LOC114121256 gene encoding type 1 phosphatidylinositol 4,5-bisphosphate 4-phosphatase: protein MTDTKPLLDNGDLTAQKASEADSPSSSIIIDSNTLSTNVPNENSDFTVPEMGPENAASKVTCRVCQEMIDVIGKREQHVVKCNRCNEATPIRSAPAGKKYVRCLCHCLLICKSTSQRIACPRINCKRVINLAPSPVTPPIPQVPGMCRVTCVHCQDTFLFNMLQNALARCPHCRKVSSVGPEFAKAKAIFFLILSVILFIIGGGVVFFTYSNAKAHSGYFIIHIGILILTLLALWKCVYYCRIKVSSIDGPV, encoded by the exons atgacggacaCGAAACCATTGCTGGACAACGGCGATTTGACCGCCCAAAAAGCGTCGGAAGCAG attctccTTCATCatccattattattgattCCAATACATTATCTACTAATGTACCAAATGAAAATTCAGATTTTACAGTCCCCGAGATGGGGCCTGAAAATGCGGCTTCTAAAGTGACATGTAGAGTTTGTCAAGAAATGATTGATGTTATTGGTAAAAGAGAACAACATGTTGTGAAATGTAATCGTTGCAATGAAGCTACT cCAATAAGAAGTGCTCCAGCAGGCAAGAAATATGTACGCTGTTTGTGTCATTGTCTTTTGATTTGTAAAAGTACATCACAACGTATTGCTTGTCCtcgtataaattgtaaaagagTTATAAACTTGGCGCCAAGTCCTGTAACACCGCCGATTCCTCAAGTTCCGGGCATGTGTCGTGTTACTTGTGTGCACTGTCAGGATACATTCCTT tttAACATGTTACAAAACGCATTGGCTAGATGCCCACATTGCCGTAAAGT GTCTTCTGTTGGCCCTGAATTTGCCAAAGCAAAAGCCATATTTTTCCTCATTTTATCTGTAATACTGTTTATTATTGGTGGGGGTGTTGTATTCTTTACATACTCAAATGCAAAGGCCCATAgcggttattttattattcatattg GAATCCTCATATTAACACTTTTAGCACTTTggaaatgtgtatattattgccGAATTAAAGTCAGCTCTATTGATGGACCAGTTTAA